From Lysinibacillus sp. SGAir0095, the proteins below share one genomic window:
- a CDS encoding NDP-hexose 2,3-dehydratase family protein: MENYNIPLFALNDKRDFLKLLQNKRNETKAKINLIPFDCVEYWKFDEIEGNLKHETNGFFKIQSLISQNEENPIQLIINQPEHGILGLIITEVNQVLYCLVQMKIEPGNKDIIQISPTVQATESNYKRVHKGKKVKYIDYFLNGTSQMVYKQLQSEQGAKFFEKRNWNIIVEIDSANIKSESENHYWLSLSLIIDLLKEDNIINMDLRSIISCLKLPKKYKLEHSKNESWSKSYFSNSYNNENYQVIKNNLNKKKARPKKTELSSLNVALQNNWYYDNYSIYSNHNKEFCVKFIEVTIQNREISSWSQPIVADNIEKLNCFIIKKIDGIYHYLIQYCNEIGITSSAEIGPTLHNVPVKNLPNFFTDLIASGKEIFSSKLSEEGGRFYQMENKYVIIEIPEEIEIELPDSHDWATLYTLKKLLEESSNVNIEARSLLSTFNWREIGYEEN, from the coding sequence ATGGAGAATTATAATATACCATTGTTTGCTTTAAATGATAAAAGGGACTTTTTAAAGCTTTTACAAAACAAAAGGAATGAAACAAAAGCTAAGATTAATTTAATACCATTTGATTGTGTTGAGTATTGGAAGTTTGATGAAATTGAAGGAAATCTTAAGCATGAAACAAATGGTTTTTTCAAAATACAAAGTCTAATATCTCAAAATGAAGAAAATCCAATACAGTTAATTATTAACCAACCAGAACACGGGATATTAGGGTTAATTATTACAGAAGTCAATCAGGTTTTATATTGCTTAGTTCAGATGAAAATAGAACCAGGAAACAAAGATATAATTCAAATTTCACCAACTGTTCAAGCGACGGAAAGTAATTATAAAAGAGTTCATAAAGGTAAAAAGGTAAAATATATCGATTACTTTTTGAATGGTACAAGCCAAATGGTCTATAAACAACTACAGTCTGAACAAGGTGCAAAATTCTTTGAAAAAAGAAACTGGAACATTATTGTAGAAATTGATAGTGCGAATATAAAGTCGGAATCAGAAAATCATTATTGGTTATCTTTATCTTTAATAATCGATTTATTAAAGGAAGACAATATAATTAATATGGATTTAAGAAGTATCATTAGTTGTTTAAAATTACCAAAGAAATATAAACTTGAACATTCTAAAAATGAGTCTTGGAGTAAATCGTACTTTAGTAATTCTTATAATAATGAAAATTATCAAGTTATAAAAAACAATCTGAATAAGAAAAAAGCGCGCCCTAAAAAAACAGAACTATCTTCTTTAAATGTGGCACTTCAAAATAATTGGTATTATGATAACTATTCTATCTATAGTAATCATAATAAGGAATTTTGTGTGAAGTTTATTGAAGTAACTATTCAAAATAGAGAAATTTCATCTTGGTCACAACCTATTGTTGCAGACAATATTGAAAAGTTAAATTGCTTTATAATAAAAAAAATAGATGGCATATATCATTATTTAATTCAATATTGTAATGAAATTGGTATAACCAGTAGTGCTGAAATCGGACCTACATTACATAATGTTCCAGTGAAAAATCTTCCTAATTTTTTTACTGATTTAATAGCTTCTGGTAAAGAAATATTTAGTTCAAAACTATCAGAAGAAGGTGGGAGATTTTATCAAATGGAGAATAAATATGTAATTATTGAAATTCCAGAAGAGATTGAAATTGAATTGCCAGACTCACATGATTGGGCTACTTTGTATACCTTGAAAAAACTTTTGGAAGAGTCTTCTAATGTCAATATTGAAGCTAGATCTCTGTTGTCTACATTTAATTGGAGAGAAATCGGATATGAAGAAAATTAA
- the hag gene encoding flagellin Hag: MRIQHNIAALNTHRNLTANNAQASKNLEKLSSGYKINRAGDDAAGLAISEKMRGQIRGLDMATKNAQDSISLVQTAEGALNETHAILQRMRELAVQSSNDTNVSSDRAALQLEIKSLSDEITRISTDTEFNTQKLLNGDFGGKVASGTGFSIDNATAAGGKVFHIGANSSQSINLSIGNMGASALGVNVSTGATQALGTAEIGTTGINISTQSGANNAISVIDAAIKRVSETRASLGAVQNRLEHTINNLGTTSENLTAAESRIRDTDMAKEMMGFTKNNILMQAAQSMLAQANQQPQGVLQLLG; the protein is encoded by the coding sequence ATGAGAATTCAACACAATATTGCTGCTTTAAACACACACCGTAACTTAACAGCTAACAATGCTCAAGCTTCTAAAAACCTTGAGAAGTTATCTTCAGGTTACAAAATCAACCGTGCTGGAGATGACGCTGCTGGTTTAGCAATCTCTGAAAAAATGCGCGGACAAATCCGTGGTCTTGACATGGCTACAAAAAATGCTCAAGATTCAATTTCTTTAGTGCAAACTGCTGAGGGTGCACTAAACGAAACTCACGCTATCCTACAACGTATGCGTGAATTAGCAGTACAATCTTCAAACGATACAAACGTATCTTCTGACCGTGCTGCATTACAGTTAGAAATCAAGTCATTATCTGACGAGATTACTCGTATTTCTACTGACACAGAGTTCAACACTCAAAAATTACTAAATGGCGATTTCGGTGGAAAAGTTGCTTCAGGTACAGGTTTCAGCATTGATAATGCAACTGCTGCTGGTGGTAAAGTATTCCACATCGGAGCTAACTCTTCACAATCTATTAACTTAAGTATTGGTAATATGGGTGCATCTGCTCTTGGTGTAAACGTAAGTACTGGTGCAACACAAGCATTAGGAACTGCTGAAATTGGTACAACAGGTATTAATATTAGTACTCAATCAGGTGCTAATAATGCAATTTCTGTAATTGATGCTGCAATTAAACGCGTTTCTGAAACACGTGCTTCATTAGGGGCTGTTCAAAACCGTTTAGAGCACACTATCAATAACTTAGGTACAACTTCTGAGAACTTAACAGCTGCTGAATCTCGTATCCGTGATACAGATATGGCGAAAGAAATGATGGGCTTCACTAAGAACAACATCTTAATGCAAGCTGCTCAATCTATGTTAGCTCAAGCTAACCAACAACCACAAGGTGTTCTTCAATTATTAGGATAA
- the pseB gene encoding UDP-N-acetylglucosamine 4,6-dehydratase (inverting) has product MNILENKTILVTGGTGSFGKKFIKKALDSNAKKIIIFSRDELKQYEMKQEFNDKRLRFFIGDVRDKERLNRAFDGVDYVIHAAAMKHVEACEYNPFEAVKTNIHGAQNIIEAAIDCGVEKVIALSTDKACAPVNLYGATKLASDKLFVAANSYVGEKPTRFAVVRYGNVVGSRGSVLPFFNKIKHTGVLPVTDERMTRFWITLDQGVQFVIENLERMHGGEIFVPKIPSMKVVDLAKAIGPDCRIEFIGIRPGEKLHEAMIMEDDARHTVEFDSYYVIQPEFPYWTPKFAEGGKTLEEGFEYTSDKNNTWLTMEELKRYL; this is encoded by the coding sequence ATGAATATTTTAGAAAATAAAACAATTTTGGTCACTGGCGGTACTGGATCATTCGGGAAAAAATTCATAAAAAAAGCTTTGGATTCTAATGCAAAAAAAATCATCATTTTTAGCCGTGACGAATTAAAACAATATGAAATGAAACAAGAATTTAATGATAAGCGTCTTCGTTTCTTTATTGGAGATGTTCGAGATAAGGAACGCCTGAATAGAGCATTTGATGGAGTAGATTATGTTATTCATGCTGCAGCGATGAAACATGTAGAAGCATGTGAATATAACCCATTTGAAGCAGTAAAGACAAATATCCATGGCGCACAGAATATTATCGAAGCTGCGATTGATTGTGGTGTTGAAAAAGTAATCGCTTTATCAACTGATAAGGCATGTGCTCCTGTAAATTTATATGGTGCAACTAAACTTGCATCAGATAAATTATTTGTTGCTGCTAATTCATATGTAGGGGAAAAGCCAACACGATTTGCGGTGGTTCGTTATGGAAATGTTGTCGGAAGCCGAGGAAGTGTATTACCATTTTTTAATAAGATTAAACATACTGGAGTGTTACCTGTTACAGATGAACGTATGACTCGTTTTTGGATTACCCTTGATCAAGGAGTTCAGTTTGTAATTGAGAATTTAGAAAGAATGCATGGTGGAGAAATATTCGTTCCTAAAATTCCAAGTATGAAAGTGGTCGACCTAGCCAAAGCAATTGGTCCAGACTGTAGAATCGAATTTATCGGTATTCGCCCAGGTGAAAAACTTCATGAAGCAATGATTATGGAAGACGACGCGCGCCATACAGTTGAATTTGATTCATATTATGTAATACAGCCAGAATTTCCATATTGGACGCCAAAATTTGCAGAGGGTGGAAAAACATTAGAAGAAGGTTTTGAATATACAAGTGATAAAAATAATACATGGTTAACAATGGAAGAATTAAAAAGGTATTTATGA
- the flgL gene encoding flagellar hook-associated protein FlgL — protein MRVTQSMLSNNMLRNLSSSYSKMADLQNQINTGKKVNRPSDDPVTAIKGMSYRTDLNKVEQFDRNMTQVNSWLDSSDDALGQVGEALTRVKELVVQAANDTNTADDRQKAKLEIDQIRKQIQDVANTKVADKYLFSGTKTQSPLFVDGELNSELYDSSTNTFAPGASGEVKMEIFDGIQLQVNSSNAGELFKNVDELMVNISNALDESDAEEIGNLLGGIADGTDDSLSEIQNKVLEARADVGARQNRVEMMSNRLSLQEINVTKQMSENEDVDYSKAITEMVTYESIHQASLSVGAKIIQRTLVDFL, from the coding sequence ATGCGTGTAACACAATCCATGTTATCGAACAATATGTTACGTAATTTAAGCTCTAGCTATTCTAAAATGGCAGACTTACAAAATCAAATCAATACCGGTAAAAAAGTTAATCGCCCTTCTGATGATCCTGTTACTGCAATCAAGGGAATGAGTTATCGGACTGATCTTAATAAGGTTGAACAATTTGATCGAAATATGACTCAGGTAAACTCTTGGCTGGATTCTTCAGATGATGCACTAGGACAGGTAGGAGAGGCATTGACACGAGTAAAAGAACTCGTGGTTCAAGCTGCCAATGATACGAACACAGCTGATGATCGTCAAAAGGCAAAACTAGAAATCGATCAAATTCGTAAACAAATTCAGGATGTTGCAAATACTAAAGTAGCAGATAAATATTTATTTAGTGGAACTAAAACCCAATCACCTCTATTTGTGGATGGAGAACTTAATAGTGAATTATATGATAGTTCAACAAATACATTTGCCCCAGGTGCATCTGGGGAAGTGAAAATGGAAATATTTGATGGTATTCAATTACAAGTGAACTCATCCAATGCTGGAGAATTATTCAAGAATGTTGATGAGCTAATGGTGAATATTTCTAACGCTCTAGATGAATCGGATGCAGAGGAAATTGGAAACTTATTAGGCGGAATAGCTGATGGTACAGATGATAGTTTATCTGAGATTCAGAATAAGGTATTGGAAGCTCGCGCAGATGTAGGGGCTCGCCAAAACCGCGTGGAAATGATGTCGAACCGTCTCTCTTTACAAGAAATCAATGTAACCAAACAAATGTCGGAAAATGAAGATGTGGATTATTCAAAAGCCATTACGGAAATGGTTACGTATGAATCGATTCACCAGGCATCACTATCTGTTGGTGCAAAAATTATTCAAAGAACTTTAGTGGATTTCCTATAA
- the rfbA gene encoding glucose-1-phosphate thymidylyltransferase RfbA produces MKGIILAGGSGTRLYPITKSISKQLLPIYDKPMIYYPLSVLMLSGINEILIISTPRDIDSYKSVLGDGSQWGINLSYIVQVEPKGLADAFIIGEEFIGNDNVCLILGDNIFYGQGFTPVLKEAVKLSEGAIVFGYQVKDPSRFGVVEFDSKMNVISIEEKPTKPKSNFAVTGLYFYDNDVISIAKNVKPSARGEIEITDINKDYLAKKKLKVNLLGRGFAWLDTGTFESLLEAGQFVETIQKRQGYMIACLEEIALNNGWIEKKDLIISEAQNSYNQYIKALKES; encoded by the coding sequence ATGAAGGGAATTATACTGGCTGGTGGAAGTGGAACTAGACTGTATCCTATTACAAAATCGATATCAAAACAATTATTACCTATATACGATAAACCGATGATTTATTATCCATTATCTGTATTAATGTTGTCGGGTATAAATGAAATTTTAATTATCTCTACTCCAAGGGATATAGATTCATACAAAAGTGTCCTCGGAGATGGAAGTCAATGGGGTATAAATTTATCTTATATAGTTCAAGTTGAACCCAAAGGATTAGCTGATGCATTTATAATAGGTGAAGAATTTATAGGAAACGATAATGTTTGTTTGATATTAGGGGACAACATATTTTATGGTCAAGGCTTTACTCCTGTCTTGAAAGAAGCGGTTAAGTTATCTGAAGGAGCAATTGTTTTCGGATATCAAGTAAAAGATCCTTCGAGATTTGGAGTAGTTGAATTTGATTCTAAAATGAATGTTATTTCAATAGAAGAAAAACCAACTAAACCAAAATCGAATTTTGCTGTAACTGGTTTATATTTCTATGACAATGATGTCATTTCTATTGCTAAGAATGTTAAACCTTCAGCAAGAGGTGAAATTGAAATAACAGATATAAACAAAGATTACCTTGCAAAGAAGAAATTAAAAGTGAACTTATTAGGTCGTGGTTTTGCTTGGCTAGATACAGGAACATTTGAAAGTTTACTAGAAGCAGGTCAATTTGTCGAAACAATTCAAAAACGTCAAGGATATATGATTGCTTGTTTAGAGGAAATTGCCTTAAATAACGGATGGATTGAGAAAAAGGATTTAATAATAAGTGAAGCACAGAATTCTTATAATCAGTATATTAAAGCGTTAAAAGAAAGTTAA
- a CDS encoding motility associated factor glycosyltransferase family protein, whose protein sequence is MQWDVIKAKNGEETLLLNGNSIYSRYRPREDAYKWIENEFDTTKECYLLIGLGLGYHLEKLAQLAKGKVVYIYYFEQEEKVLYTNRVQKKLAPNIYLVNRIADIKFDYSIQLLIPRVWIKALGIEHPLLPYLEDIKINQLTYQKSALLMDINFNSNILLRDFNPYPKFKKKQVALIASGPSLNETINWLKNNEDKIELFVVGSALKVLLANNIQPSAIVISDPKESIRKQLYNIKIQCPLFYLSTANHETIKQHKGNRHILCQYGFSDAEKLAADTGLPCVETGGSVSTVTFSLLEYLGFETIYLFGLDLGFKGKQTHAVHSTSGGEVQGNFDFDLRKIKSNNGDTIDTMSNLNTYLRWFKSKIQRSDVKVFNTAYNGAKIDNVPYINRQEFQQLIRNESL, encoded by the coding sequence ATGCAGTGGGATGTTATAAAAGCGAAAAATGGAGAAGAAACACTTTTATTAAATGGTAACTCCATATATAGTCGATATCGTCCAAGAGAAGATGCTTATAAGTGGATAGAAAATGAATTTGATACTACGAAAGAATGTTATTTATTAATAGGATTGGGATTAGGCTATCATCTAGAAAAACTTGCCCAATTGGCTAAGGGAAAAGTTGTGTATATTTATTATTTTGAGCAAGAAGAAAAAGTACTTTATACGAATCGAGTTCAAAAGAAATTAGCTCCTAATATATATTTAGTAAATCGTATTGCAGACATTAAATTTGATTATTCAATTCAATTACTTATTCCTAGGGTTTGGATTAAAGCACTTGGTATTGAGCATCCATTATTACCTTATTTAGAAGATATAAAAATTAATCAACTTACTTATCAAAAATCAGCTTTATTGATGGATATTAATTTTAATTCAAATATCTTACTTAGGGATTTTAATCCATATCCTAAATTTAAAAAAAAACAGGTAGCTCTTATAGCATCAGGGCCATCATTAAATGAGACTATTAATTGGTTAAAAAACAATGAGGACAAAATTGAGTTGTTTGTAGTAGGTTCGGCATTAAAAGTTTTACTAGCTAATAATATACAGCCTTCTGCTATTGTAATTTCAGACCCAAAAGAGAGTATAAGAAAACAACTTTACAATATCAAAATACAATGTCCTTTATTTTATTTAAGTACCGCAAATCATGAAACAATTAAACAACATAAGGGAAATAGACATATATTATGCCAGTATGGGTTTTCGGATGCAGAAAAATTAGCAGCTGATACTGGTTTACCATGTGTTGAAACAGGTGGATCTGTTTCAACAGTAACCTTTAGTTTATTGGAATACTTAGGTTTTGAAACTATTTATTTATTCGGATTAGATTTGGGTTTTAAAGGGAAGCAAACACATGCAGTACATTCAACTTCAGGAGGAGAAGTGCAAGGAAATTTTGATTTTGATTTGCGCAAAATAAAAAGTAACAATGGAGACACTATTGATACAATGTCTAACTTAAACACCTATTTAAGATGGTTTAAAAGTAAAATTCAGCGTTCAGATGTAAAAGTATTTAATACCGCCTACAATGGTGCGAAAATTGATAATGTTCCATACATAAATCGACAAGAGTTCCAACAATTAATTAGAAACGAAAGCCTATGA
- the fliW gene encoding flagellar assembly protein FliW produces MNIETKFLGQVEIKEEEIISFEFGLPGFPDLQKFVLLSLDADLPLAVLQSTDEAQIGFVVAYPFLFKKDYVFDISDEDKEDLQIEKEEDVMVYSIVTLNESFPESTLNLLAPVLINTNKKLGKQIVLQDNAAYPLRFPIGSLEGSAK; encoded by the coding sequence ATGAATATTGAAACGAAATTTTTAGGGCAAGTTGAGATAAAAGAGGAAGAAATCATTTCTTTTGAATTTGGTTTGCCAGGATTTCCTGATTTGCAAAAGTTTGTCTTATTATCTTTGGATGCGGATCTTCCGTTAGCTGTTTTACAGTCTACTGATGAAGCCCAAATTGGTTTTGTCGTAGCCTACCCATTTTTATTTAAAAAGGACTATGTCTTTGATATTAGTGATGAAGATAAGGAAGACTTACAAATAGAAAAAGAAGAAGATGTAATGGTGTATTCGATTGTGACATTGAATGAATCTTTCCCAGAATCGACATTAAACCTATTAGCACCTGTTCTGATCAATACCAATAAAAAATTAGGAAAACAAATTGTTCTTCAAGATAACGCGGCCTATCCTCTTAGATTTCCAATTGGTTCCTTGGAAGGAAGTGCGAAATAA
- a CDS encoding DUF6470 family protein — MNFPKLQITKSDIKLDMKIHDPIQRISQPSPKQTIEQPAGKLEINTTKGSIDIDQSQAWKDLGLLTPKESVLKYVADGRQAVLQGISKTVREGRQMMVSSGNGQGRSIVANIAKQNHGPHRVAMNIKFIPSAGAVKIDYTPSKVDVNYSPQKPNIDVQINNPTHDYQPGKVTHDIVQRPSIEIDFIE, encoded by the coding sequence TTGAACTTTCCAAAGCTTCAAATAACGAAATCAGATATTAAATTGGACATGAAGATTCATGATCCGATTCAAAGAATTAGTCAACCTAGTCCGAAACAAACAATTGAACAGCCAGCTGGAAAACTCGAGATTAATACTACCAAAGGAAGTATTGACATAGATCAATCACAGGCGTGGAAAGACTTAGGTTTATTGACACCAAAAGAATCTGTCCTAAAATATGTTGCTGATGGGCGTCAAGCCGTTTTACAGGGAATCTCAAAAACAGTACGTGAAGGTCGGCAAATGATGGTTAGTAGTGGCAATGGTCAGGGTCGCTCAATAGTCGCGAATATTGCTAAACAAAATCATGGTCCCCATCGAGTGGCAATGAACATTAAATTCATCCCTTCTGCAGGTGCAGTTAAGATTGACTATACACCCTCTAAAGTTGACGTAAACTATTCACCTCAAAAACCAAACATAGACGTTCAAATAAATAACCCGACCCATGATTATCAACCGGGTAAAGTGACACATGATATAGTACAACGTCCTTCAATCGAGATAGATTTTATTGAATAA
- a CDS encoding motility associated factor glycosyltransferase family protein, which translates to MKSEITLEYLQAKSGEKILKINEYYVQSKYNPFNEAKQIVENNYTPHHVHIIFGYGCGYVVEEMLKRRAFQEKIIVIDPLFEHEQVEILHEGENLYLFDSSVISNFQLYLDSIALEARVSYKTFCLPNYDKIFPELFMELLLKIKSVQYKNRTNDYTILRYAEEWQRNFILNLRNIYSDSNIEVLQEKYSCPVIVASGGPSLNKQIPLLKKFRNSFILIAAGSTINSLLKNEIEPDYVVSIDGGEPNYKHFKDTQINNAELIYSLQHHYKVNNSFHKKGYIIGTQGFEKLRGFLIDKLNIEFPILELGGSVAHSAFNVAQYISTGPVALIGQDLAYTDNLTHAEYNKNSRKVDEKFIKEHEAFLTAGYYDDQVWTSPVFNTMRLDFEALITASPPKVPFFNCTEGGVKIKGFQQIPFKQFLEENCNLDNHIELYNNEINLTKKDIYFVYQDLIKQLESLKDVLELGIESLQKIKSGNQFNHKLIKKLDKIEKDINKYLIEVPLDPITSAISIELLNSYLPKENETKEETFERVSLQTKTLYKRILDGVNITTNFVMDAMKF; encoded by the coding sequence TTGAAATCAGAGATTACTTTAGAATATTTACAAGCCAAAAGTGGCGAAAAAATATTGAAGATTAATGAATATTATGTGCAAAGTAAATATAATCCATTTAATGAAGCGAAGCAGATTGTTGAAAATAATTATACACCACATCATGTTCATATTATATTTGGATATGGTTGTGGATATGTCGTCGAAGAAATGTTAAAAAGAAGAGCCTTCCAAGAAAAAATTATTGTTATAGATCCATTATTTGAACATGAACAGGTGGAAATATTGCACGAGGGAGAAAATCTTTATTTGTTTGATAGTTCAGTAATATCTAATTTTCAATTATATCTTGATTCAATTGCTTTAGAAGCTAGGGTATCATATAAAACATTTTGTTTACCGAATTACGATAAAATTTTCCCTGAACTTTTCATGGAATTGTTATTGAAGATCAAAAGTGTTCAATACAAAAATCGAACAAATGACTATACAATTCTAAGATATGCTGAGGAGTGGCAACGTAATTTTATCTTAAATTTGAGAAATATTTATTCAGATAGTAATATTGAAGTTTTGCAAGAGAAATATAGCTGTCCAGTAATTGTTGCATCAGGTGGGCCCTCACTTAATAAACAAATTCCATTACTAAAAAAATTTAGAAATTCATTTATTTTAATTGCAGCAGGTTCAACTATTAACTCTTTATTAAAGAACGAGATTGAACCAGATTATGTAGTATCAATTGATGGGGGTGAACCAAACTATAAACATTTTAAGGACACTCAAATAAATAATGCTGAATTAATTTATTCTTTACAACATCATTATAAAGTTAACAATTCTTTTCATAAAAAAGGATATATTATTGGTACTCAAGGATTTGAGAAATTACGTGGATTTTTAATTGACAAGTTAAATATTGAATTCCCAATTTTAGAACTTGGAGGAAGTGTTGCCCATAGTGCTTTTAATGTTGCTCAATACATTTCTACTGGACCTGTTGCTTTGATAGGCCAAGATTTAGCCTATACCGATAATTTGACACATGCAGAGTATAATAAAAATTCACGCAAAGTTGATGAAAAGTTTATAAAGGAACATGAGGCTTTTCTTACAGCTGGCTATTATGACGATCAAGTATGGACTTCTCCAGTCTTTAATACAATGAGGTTAGATTTTGAAGCATTGATAACAGCATCTCCGCCCAAAGTACCTTTCTTTAACTGTACTGAAGGCGGCGTGAAAATTAAAGGTTTCCAGCAAATACCTTTTAAACAGTTTCTTGAAGAAAACTGTAATCTAGATAATCATATAGAGCTATACAACAATGAAATTAATTTGACTAAAAAAGATATCTATTTTGTTTATCAAGATTTAATTAAACAATTAGAATCTTTGAAGGATGTTTTAGAATTAGGGATTGAAAGCTTACAGAAGATTAAGTCTGGAAATCAATTTAATCATAAACTGATAAAAAAGTTAGATAAGATTGAGAAAGATATTAACAAGTATTTAATTGAAGTTCCACTGGATCCAATTACTTCGGCAATTTCAATTGAATTATTAAATAGTTATTTACCAAAGGAAAATGAAACAAAAGAAGAAACTTTTGAGAGGGTATCTTTGCAGACAAAGACTCTTTATAAGCGAATTTTAGATGGAGTAAATATTACAACTAATTTTGTTATGGATGCTATGAAATTTTAA
- the csrA gene encoding carbon storage regulator CsrA, translated as MLVLSRKKNESIMIGDHIEIKVLSVEGDQVKLGIVAPKNVKVHRSEVFQAIKEQNKEALNMNTNLLEQLKKK; from the coding sequence ATGCTTGTCCTCTCAAGAAAAAAGAACGAATCCATTATGATCGGTGACCACATTGAAATAAAAGTTTTATCGGTCGAAGGTGATCAAGTAAAATTAGGAATTGTTGCACCGAAAAATGTAAAGGTTCACCGTTCTGAAGTCTTCCAAGCGATAAAGGAGCAGAACAAGGAAGCGTTAAATATGAATACGAATTTACTTGAACAGTTGAAGAAGAAATAG
- a CDS encoding IS1182 family transposase, which yields MMSKNQINERDQIEMITIEQLVPQNHLVRKLESAIDFSFIYPLVEPLYSTLGRPSVDPVVLIKMTFVQYVFGIRSMRQTIKEIETNMAYRWFLGFGFHSEIPHFSTFGKNYERRFQDTDIFEQIFYRILKEIADKGLLSADHVFIDSTHVKASANKRKFEKKIVRKETRAYEAKLQEELNQDRIDHGKKPFPPDKFEKEEVKEIKQSTTDPESGYYVKDERTKQFAYSFHAAADRYGFILGSIVTPGNVHDSHMLQPLVEKIMDKVKKPLAVAADAAYKTPAITKFLFDQEIQPALPYTRPKTKDGFLRKHDYVYDEYYDCYLCPEGQVLKYSTTTKEGKRQYKSNPSQCATCPLLTQCTNSKDHRKIIERHIWAEYVEEADHLRHQNETKQIYARRKETIERVFADAKEKHGMRWTTLRGIKKLSMQAMLTFAAMNLKKLANWTWQAPEMV from the coding sequence ATGATGTCGAAAAATCAAATAAATGAACGGGATCAAATTGAGATGATTACAATTGAACAACTTGTACCACAGAATCATCTTGTCAGAAAGCTTGAGTCAGCTATTGATTTTTCTTTCATCTATCCACTGGTAGAACCACTGTATTCTACCCTAGGTAGACCTAGTGTAGATCCAGTTGTATTAATTAAAATGACATTTGTGCAATATGTATTTGGAATTCGTTCAATGCGTCAGACAATAAAAGAAATTGAAACCAATATGGCATATCGCTGGTTTTTAGGGTTTGGCTTTCATTCAGAAATCCCGCACTTTTCTACCTTCGGTAAAAATTATGAACGTCGATTCCAAGATACTGATATCTTTGAACAGATTTTCTATCGTATTCTTAAAGAAATTGCAGATAAGGGATTACTAAGTGCTGACCATGTCTTCATCGATTCAACTCATGTAAAAGCCAGTGCGAATAAACGTAAATTCGAAAAGAAGATTGTCCGTAAAGAGACTCGTGCATATGAAGCCAAACTTCAAGAAGAATTGAATCAAGATCGTATCGATCACGGGAAGAAGCCATTTCCACCTGATAAATTTGAAAAAGAAGAAGTGAAGGAAATTAAGCAAAGTACGACAGATCCTGAAAGTGGATACTATGTAAAAGATGAAAGAACCAAACAGTTTGCTTATTCATTCCATGCTGCAGCTGATCGGTATGGATTTATACTTGGATCGATTGTGACACCTGGGAATGTTCATGATAGTCATATGCTTCAGCCACTTGTTGAAAAGATTATGGATAAAGTGAAGAAGCCACTTGCTGTTGCTGCCGATGCTGCTTATAAAACTCCTGCGATTACTAAATTCTTATTTGACCAAGAGATTCAACCTGCACTCCCTTATACACGTCCAAAAACGAAGGATGGATTTTTACGGAAACACGATTATGTATATGACGAGTACTATGATTGCTACCTTTGTCCGGAAGGGCAAGTTCTTAAATATTCGACTACCACTAAAGAAGGTAAACGCCAGTACAAATCAAACCCTTCTCAATGTGCAACCTGTCCTTTGCTTACTCAATGTACGAATAGTAAAGATCACCGGAAAATCATTGAGCGTCATATTTGGGCAGAATATGTAGAGGAAGCGGATCATCTTCGTCATCAAAACGAGACCAAACAAATATATGCGAGACGTAAAGAGACGATTGAACGTGTCTTTGCGGATGCGAAAGAGAAGCATGGTATGCGCTGGACAACCCTACGAGGGATTAAAAAATTGTCCATGCAGGCGATGCTTACTTTTGCTGCCATGAATTTAAAGAAGCTTGCCAATTGGACATGGCAAGCTCCAGAAATGGTCTAA